CCTCACCAGGGAACAAACCTCTGTTTGGAAGCAACTAGGATGTTAGGAAAATTATACAATACGGTCCTCCTGGGGTCAGAAACAGGAGAGTGATGAGAGATTTATCTTGAAAGGTGCTGGGGCCTTTGTAATTTAGATGCAGGGAGAGGGGGTTGCATGTTAGGTAACCCATGGCAAAGAAAAACCCAACCTCTGCATGTGGAAATCTAGTGTGTCACAACAGATGCAAATCTAGTTCTTCTCCCCTGACGTGCTAGCTTTCAACAGGCAGGGAATTTTGTCTAGAGGGATCTTTAGATATGTCATCTTTCCTCCCATGTAGTTGGAATTATAATTCCAGGAGTGTTGTTTTTTGAACTGTTTTGATTTGTTGTGCATATATGGATACTCTTGTGTGGAGTTCAGGAGCAAACATGAAAAGCTGAAAGCCTGGGAAGAAGCAATTTTTGCGCTAAGCAAAAAAAAGCCATTTCCGTGAGAAATCTGCACAAAGCTTGTTCTTGGGAAGAACCTGGAAAATTCTAGAAAAGAGAAGCATTTGCAGCCACTACCTTtgttcctttgtgtgtgtgttttgccacTTTTGATTGAAATTATGTTTCCATCCCTCTCCTACTCTTGCTCTTTCTTATGTGTGGGTGTCTCTCCTTTTTAATTGCTTCAAATGCATACCAGGTTTGTCTCCAAGACATTCTTGAGCTTTGGGAAAAGGGCATCAGGCTATTTGTTTCAGCCAGCCTGCCCTTTGGGGGCTTTTGGAAATTTCAGCAGCCATCATCCTGCCTGCAAGGCTGACCTCTGGGAGGCTAACAAATTGAGGTGAGCCTGCTGGAGCAATTGGACACCACTAACAGATGGAGCATGCTCAGACAGCGGAGGGGGCTGGGGAAAGGGAGTAGTTTTAGTTTTCTAGATGACACACAAACTCCTGCTGTGACAGCTCTCTCTTGGGCTGGGGTGAGTGGAAGGACAGAGAACATTGCCTTGCAAGAAAGCCTGTTGTGATTCTCCTGTCTCCTGGGGGTCTCACGTTTCTTTTGCTGCAGCAACATCAGGTGCGCCTTCATGCATATGTTGAAACCCTAACCCACCAATTTGGGTCCTTCCATCCATGGAGTAAAATAGAAGCAGTAGCTGTTGCTAATTAACACATTTCCTTGGTGAGTGTTAAATGCAATTGTGCTCTCTTAACTGGGCTGTTCAAACCTGAAAACTCCAGTTCTGCTGGATTTGTCTGCTGGCGCTCCCAGgtgctgtttgttttttttattgtgtGTATCAGACTGCCATTCAGATTGATTTATGTGCAAATGAGGACTGTATTGCATGTGATTGAATGGCCTGGCTTTTCTGCAACATCTTCCGccttggtggtggaggaaaggacTATAAAGGCCAGGGTTCCAGTGATGGGGGATTAAAATTGGGTTCTCTTTGTGGGCTTTTGggaattccaccccctcccccatggttCCACATGTTTATGTGATCATGGGGAGATTTTTTAACCTTTCATGTGGGCTAAGCAGCCAGAGTTTTGAGGCTTTCATGAGAATTTCTAGCATAGATTCCAGACATCCATGGTAAAATTACCAGTATTAGATTACCAAGTTAATTTTTAGAACTGCGTTCAGGTGTTGGTTTTGAGAAAggcaactgggggaggggggataaagAGAACATTTCTTGTCCTCTTCAAACCAGTAAATTGGAGGATTTGGACTCCTGTTGCGTTACTGTTCACCAAAAGACACAGTCTTgctcctccctctaagctgtggagtcttgtgagcaaaaattctactttgtgagctactggcattaaagttgtgagttactgcataaattagtttgctctgggaccatttttcctgagctaagacaaaaatgtgtgagccagaggctaaaaatctgtgagctagctcacactagctcagcttagagggaacattgcctgtgaggtaggtggggctagaaagagctctcagagaacagcTGTTGAGAAAACAGCGCTGAGAGAGCtgtatgtgaaggagtgaggaatcaaacccagttctctcagagagccTGCGCtcatagccactacaccaaactgtctgtcAGCAGATCTCACATAGCAGCTTTTTGAAAACATGTTTATAGTTGTTAAGACTATATTACTAGAGAGGGTTACAGTTTTTAAGGTGATCTTTTTATAGATCTCCTGCATTATATGgggctgttcagacacacagtataatcagttgttgctgcttTTTTCATatcggattaaaagtggctgatcaggcagcaacatctgcctcccggtattaactcgtagtagcacTCCCCCAATCCTtcacctgctcctttgcggtgtttttttgagttctccagtttcacctcgtagtttccctgtctggatagttctcgaccaacttccggatgtctgaaggctgtcctggaccaaaaggagcctcagacatccagtttacggtcaccattttttttttactacttagcgatataagcataactgcataaccacatgatgttttaacctatgcgcataatGTGTGCATGCGCATAATGCCCATAAAAGTGAAGAAAAaataactgcatggtgccatcgtgtggatggcagaagacggtttcaccgcggagtgattcgaattgcagtatggcagtctgatcgataatatctggaacgaAAATTttcagaacagaactgggtcagtttaacacggactcaacacgctgtgtgaacagggccgtTGTGTGGTTTCACCTTTAAAATTAGCTTAACTTTGGCTCCAGGAAACATCAGTATTGGAAATTAACATTGCAGTCCCTTGCAGAGCCACAtgcttctaaacccactgacttcaatgaatttagaaggtttaactttgcttaggattgctctgcatGTATGTTTGAGTCAATCACTTGATAGTAACTTATTATGCATGTAGCTCATCGTCAGATCTGCATTCAAAGATGTTTTTCACCCTTATTCTTAATTCTTGAGATCTATCTGCATCGTGACAGACTTTCTGAAAATTCTTATGATTCAAGTGAGACATTTGAAAGAAATTGCGCTCTTCTCAAACCACTGGAGCCACTGTATTTAATGTTAGCATACAGTGAattgagatggattgattcaataaaggaagTCTTGGCCCCCCAGTctgtaagacctgagcaaggctattaacgacaggacattttggagttcattcattcatagggtgaccataagttggaagacagcacttcacacacccACAGTGGATATGGACACCTTGTACAGACATTACTGTCATTTTTGAGGCCCTTAGAGACAGGAAGTGACCAGGTACCCCACCATTGTGCCTGGAGCTAGTTCTAGCTGAGGACACTTTTTTATTTATCTATGAACTGTCATCAGCAAGACCCTCAGAGAGGAAGCAGCCAAGCCCATCTGAGTTCAGCTGTGCTCAGAAAATCCTTTGTAAGGGAACGTTGACTTCTGTTTTTTGATTCCTCACAACTATGTTGGAAGCCAATACTGATCAAAACATGGGATAAAAATATAGTTAAAAGCATTTACTACAAGTGTGTGTTTTccagggtgtgttttttttagaaaaagcccagcaggaactcgtttgcatattaggccacacacccctgctgccaagccagccaaaactgcgttcctgtgcattcctgctcaaaaaaagcaccatGTTTTCAACCATATTCTTGCTCTGCACTTCTTTCTGTGTCTCAGCAGCAGAGAAGGCTCCTGGTGACTGGAGCCACAGTAACGTTGTGGTTTGAAATGCAAAGGGATCGATATAAATTTCTTGGACTTAAATTGCACATGATTCCTCCCCCATATCTGTGTCGAGTAAAATTGGTTTATAATTGTTCTCTCCTTCAGAATTGCTGTATCAGAAATGAGGCTCACGATGTTTCCTTCTCATACTTCCCTGTAACCCTAGTTGCAAATGTGAGCCAGCTGGTTAGTAGACTACTTGGTACTCATTGAGAACTCAAAAGCCTACTGAATAAAAATCCaggagaaactgaaattgttgccGGTTCAGATATAAAGGGCTAAATGAAGTAAGCCCTCTGCTAGACATGTGAAATAATGAAAAGCTtgttgaaattttaaaaagtcacagCCAAGTTTTCCATATCAACCTGAAATCGTACAGTGGGTCTGTAACAAGGCTTCCTAATGCTGCTTCTGCTGGTTTATATTTCCTAGGCAGAATATTAAGACAGCAGTCCTTCACTGTATACCTCTAGCATGAAGATATTCCACCCCAGACTTTGGGGAGAATGGACCGTTTATTCTTCCTCTCCCCTCTATATCAGAATACCTCACTTGCTTGGATTgctttcttatgttctcagtctCTGGCATTGTTCCTTTCTAATGAAGATGCCTTGCTCTTCCTTATCTGTGCTCAGCTTATTTTTTTCCATGGCTGCCAGTGTGCTGGATCCCCTGTATCCATTTCCATGAGGAGCATTCTGCTGCTATAAGAACACTCTCTTGCACCACAGGGGAACATCAGTGTtataggactttttaaaaaataagcttcTCTTCTGCCTTGAAGATAGATTGGCCAGTTGCCTTCGTCTTCTCCCCTACATTTTCTTCTCTCCCTTGTTATCTGTGGCTCACTGAGTCTTAAACTGCTTTTCTGTTGAATGCTGGGATGATCCAGCTTGGATTTCCTGCATACAGCAGGAAAGATGGCCTGGGAGGCCCCCTCCAAAACGAGGATTTTGTGGCTGTAGATTTCTCTGCTTTCCTATGTAGTAGCAAAAGTGGTTCAGCCATATTGGCCCATGGAAAAtccaaaaacaagaacaaaatccaTGTAATGCCTTTTACTAGAACCAACCAAATTGATGCAATGAgttgtgcaagcttttgagctcACCAAAACTCTTCATCAagtcagattttatttatttatatttatttactttggatttatgtcatccactctgcaagcggactctggACGGCTAACAGTCATGGTAAAAAACAATTTGAATTACAGTTATAAAATGATAAAAACATgtacaaacaatttaaaaactagaTATTTGGTgctatggaatttttttttaacatagatGGATCAGATTATATTGATGTCTCAGTTCCTCTGGTAATCTGTTAGTGGTCCTACTGATGGTATTTAAATTCTGGAAAGGCTACTTGAGTTCTGGTGAATTGGAAAGTGGTTATTAAAATTTAGCGCCTGCCTTCCAATGTTCATTTGTGCAGTTTGAAACAGTGGGATTAATGAATGATTCCCATCATTGTGCTACATCACTTGGTCTCCTCACTGATAAATGAAAAATCAGGATTTTACTGTTGGTTTTCACAGGGGGGAGAAGGGGGTAAAGAGCTCCTGTTTGGTATTGCTAGAGAAATGGAAGCGTGGCTGTAAATGCATCTTCCTCCCTTGAAACGTTCCCAGGTTGAGAATAGAAGATTGGAAGAGAGCCTTGAGAACAGAATAGATTGGCTAACAAAGAATCCACGGCATCTGCACACCAATCTGCAGTAtgacatggggcttttttttattattgttgttgttttgcttagAAAGTAGCACTGCTAAAATTAGAGAGCAATCCGTGCTGTTTCTGTGCAGCTGTTCACAAgggtatttttaaattttatctgCACGCTTTCTTTCTTTGCATGAAAACTGAATAATTTATTAACTCAGTAAAAACTCCTGATAATTTACAGCATGAaaagttgtattttaactgtttttttgtattccctcccccccaaggttTTTGCTTCCATCATGACAAAGAGGCCTCATGATGCCCCCCTCTTCTTTTGCGTTCTCCACTTGCCATCTTGCTAAGGCTTCGGGTCAAGAATGAACATAGCGGCAGTGTTCAATGCCTTGCTAGTGTCTGTCCTTGCAGCGGTGCTGTGGAAATACATCAAGCTGCGAGACCACGTCTCTGTGCTGGAAGAGGAGCTGGTTCTCACTCGCCAGTCCCAGGAGCTCTCTCAGGTCCGCATCGACTACCATGCCGCACTCCAGGCCCTGGTGGAAGACGGCACCCGAATGGTGTGCACTGGCAGGATGCACACAGATCGAATATGTCGTTTTGAGTCGCTGTGTTATTCCACGGAGGCAGAGGAGTTTGTCTTCTTCCACAGCAACTACTCAGTCATGCTTCCCAACTTGGGCTCCAGAAGGTTCCAGCCTGCCCTCCTTGATCTGTCCTCAGTGGAGGACCACAACACGCAGTATTTCAACTTTGTAGAACTGCCAGCTGCAGCACTGAAATTTATGCCAAAGCCGGTTTTTGTTCCCGACGTGGCACTGATTGTGAATAGGTTCAATCCGGACAACCTGATGCATGTCTTTCACGATGATCTCCTCCCGATCTTCTACACCATGCAGCAGTTTCCAGATTTGGATCTTGAGTCACGGTTGTTTTTCATGGAAGGGTGGGGAGAAGGCCTGCACTTTGAGCTGTACAAACTGCTGAGTAACAAGCAGccactcttgagagagcagcttaAAACCCTTGGGCGGCTCCTTTGCTTTACTAAGTCATATGTGGGACTATCAAAAATCACAACATGGTATCAGTATGGCTTTGTTCAGCCCCAGGGACCAAAAGCCAACATCCTGGTCTCTGGCAACGAGATCCGACAGTTTGCAAAGTTCATGATGGAGAAGCTGAATGTTAGTTTGGAAGGAACGCCCCAGGAGGAATATATTATCGTGTTCAGCCGAACTATAAACAGACTAATTCTAAATGAGGCAGAACTTATCTTGGCACTTGCCCAAGAGTTTCAGATGAAAACCATTACAGTTTCCCTAGAAGATCATACTTTTTCAGATATTGTCCGCCTGATCAGCAATGCATCCATGTTAGTCAGCATGCATGGAGCCCAGCTAGTTATGTCTCTCTTCC
This portion of the Heteronotia binoei isolate CCM8104 ecotype False Entrance Well chromosome 10, APGP_CSIRO_Hbin_v1, whole genome shotgun sequence genome encodes:
- the POMGNT2 gene encoding protein O-linked-mannose beta-1,4-N-acetylglucosaminyltransferase 2 translates to MNIAAVFNALLVSVLAAVLWKYIKLRDHVSVLEEELVLTRQSQELSQVRIDYHAALQALVEDGTRMVCTGRMHTDRICRFESLCYSTEAEEFVFFHSNYSVMLPNLGSRRFQPALLDLSSVEDHNTQYFNFVELPAAALKFMPKPVFVPDVALIVNRFNPDNLMHVFHDDLLPIFYTMQQFPDLDLESRLFFMEGWGEGLHFELYKLLSNKQPLLREQLKTLGRLLCFTKSYVGLSKITTWYQYGFVQPQGPKANILVSGNEIRQFAKFMMEKLNVSLEGTPQEEYIIVFSRTINRLILNEAELILALAQEFQMKTITVSLEDHTFSDIVRLISNASMLVSMHGAQLVMSLFLPRGATVVELFPYAINPEHYTPYRTLSTLPGMDLQYIAWQNTEKQNTVTYPDRPWDQGGIAHLDKTEQERIMKSTEVPRHLCCRNPEWLFRIYQDTKVNIASLIQVIRQTVKSKPGPRRQKWASGLYPGKVRDARCQASVQGTAEAKLSVSWQIPWNLKYLKVREVKYEVWIQEQGENTYMPYILSHQNHTFSDNIKPFTNYLVWIRCIFNKNLLGPFADVLLCST